One window of the Rhodococcus sovatensis genome contains the following:
- a CDS encoding MMPL family transporter: MFATWGDLVHRWRYTVLGVMIAGLLAMAGYGVGFEDHLSQGGFDDPGSESVEAGILADSTFGRDTQGDVIVLYTAPEGRTVDDPQFSAAVADNLETLVAEHPDQILKINGTYFPVEGTLSVPALATADRQHAIASIAIVGDNDTELTNNFQAVKDVFYIDGVDVQVAGLQAVAGALQSTMSEDIHRMEILAIPAVAILLFFVFGGVVAAALPLIVGGLTVVGANGIVRVFTNFTEVNTFVAPVVSMVGLGLAIDYGLFIVSRFREELGDGRSTRDAVRRSVMTAGRTVVFSATMIVASLGGLLVFPHGFLKSVAYGSIATVALAALTAVTVLPALLAILGPRVDAFGFKFIRKTKSSAEIENGMWGKLTEWVMRRPIKVAVVIVLGLLVLTLPVSKIEFGGINETYLPPDNPTRVAQEQFDEFFPGQRTEPIKLVIQGAQGASLGQITNQANEAPGLIEKFTPEGSSKDGIIIFKAGLEDRNDSAEAIEHLRSMEIPDGATVSVAGTPAIEYDSIAALEDRLPLTALLVVLIVTLLMFLTFGSLVLPIKAVLMTALGLGATMGILTWIFIDGHGASLMNFTPGPIMAMILLLIGAIVFGLSTDYEVFLLSRMIEAREKGASTTEAVKIGTAHSGRIITAAALILIVVTGSFAFSDLVMMKYIAYGMIAALIIDATVIRMFLVPSVMKLLGDSAWWAPKWMKRVQQKLGLGETYL; the protein is encoded by the coding sequence GTGTTCGCCACCTGGGGAGATCTCGTCCACCGCTGGCGCTACACAGTGCTGGGCGTCATGATTGCCGGCTTGTTGGCGATGGCCGGATACGGAGTGGGCTTCGAAGACCATTTGAGTCAAGGTGGTTTCGACGATCCCGGCTCCGAGTCAGTCGAAGCCGGCATTCTCGCCGACAGCACCTTCGGCCGAGACACACAGGGCGACGTCATCGTGCTGTACACGGCACCCGAGGGCAGGACCGTCGACGATCCCCAATTCAGCGCTGCAGTTGCCGACAATCTGGAAACCCTTGTCGCCGAACATCCCGATCAGATTCTGAAGATCAACGGCACATACTTCCCCGTCGAGGGCACGCTCAGTGTTCCCGCGCTGGCGACCGCGGATCGACAACATGCCATTGCCAGCATCGCGATCGTCGGCGACAACGACACAGAGCTGACCAACAACTTTCAGGCCGTCAAAGATGTCTTCTACATCGACGGCGTCGACGTGCAGGTGGCCGGTCTGCAAGCAGTGGCGGGCGCCCTGCAGTCGACAATGTCCGAGGACATCCATCGGATGGAAATTCTCGCGATTCCCGCGGTAGCGATACTGCTGTTCTTCGTATTCGGAGGTGTCGTCGCCGCGGCACTTCCGTTGATCGTGGGCGGTCTGACGGTCGTCGGCGCCAACGGAATCGTGCGTGTGTTCACCAACTTCACCGAGGTCAACACATTCGTCGCGCCGGTGGTGTCGATGGTGGGCCTCGGTCTTGCGATCGACTACGGCTTGTTCATCGTCTCCAGGTTCCGTGAGGAACTCGGAGACGGACGGTCGACCCGCGACGCAGTGCGGCGTTCGGTCATGACAGCCGGCCGCACCGTGGTCTTCTCGGCAACGATGATCGTCGCGAGCCTCGGTGGGCTACTGGTGTTCCCACACGGATTCCTGAAGTCGGTCGCCTACGGATCCATCGCCACGGTCGCACTCGCTGCACTGACGGCGGTCACCGTTCTCCCTGCACTGCTTGCGATCCTCGGCCCGCGAGTCGACGCATTCGGATTCAAGTTCATTCGGAAGACCAAGTCGTCCGCGGAGATCGAGAACGGCATGTGGGGCAAGCTGACCGAGTGGGTGATGCGCAGGCCGATCAAGGTCGCTGTCGTCATCGTGCTCGGGTTGCTCGTCCTCACGCTCCCGGTCAGCAAGATCGAATTCGGCGGGATCAACGAAACCTATCTGCCACCGGACAACCCGACGCGCGTCGCCCAGGAGCAGTTCGACGAATTCTTCCCCGGTCAGCGCACCGAACCGATCAAGCTCGTCATCCAGGGTGCTCAGGGCGCGTCCCTCGGGCAAATCACGAACCAGGCGAACGAGGCCCCGGGCCTTATCGAGAAGTTCACACCCGAGGGGTCGAGCAAAGACGGGATCATCATATTCAAAGCCGGACTCGAAGATAGAAACGATTCCGCCGAGGCCATCGAGCACCTGAGAAGCATGGAAATCCCGGACGGTGCAACGGTGTCAGTCGCGGGGACGCCTGCCATCGAGTACGACTCGATCGCTGCACTGGAGGACCGTCTCCCGCTGACGGCGCTACTCGTCGTGTTGATCGTGACGCTGTTGATGTTCCTGACCTTCGGCTCGCTTGTGTTGCCCATCAAGGCCGTGTTGATGACCGCTCTCGGCTTGGGCGCGACAATGGGCATACTGACCTGGATCTTCATCGACGGCCACGGTGCGAGCCTGATGAACTTCACGCCCGGCCCGATCATGGCGATGATTCTCCTCTTGATCGGTGCCATCGTGTTCGGATTGTCCACGGACTACGAGGTTTTCCTACTCTCCCGCATGATCGAAGCGAGAGAGAAGGGGGCCAGCACAACTGAAGCCGTGAAGATCGGTACCGCCCATTCGGGCCGGATCATCACTGCTGCTGCGCTCATCCTCATCGTGGTGACCGGTTCCTTCGCGTTCTCCGATCTGGTCATGATGAAGTACATCGCCTACGGAATGATCGCTGCCCTCATCATCGATGCCACCGTGATTCGAATGTTCTTGGTGCCCTCGGTGATGAAGCTTCTCGGCGATAGCGCGTGGTGGGCTCCGAAGTGGATGAAGCGAGTTCAGCAGAAATTGGGACTGGGCGAAACGTACCTCTGA